A genomic segment from Barrientosiimonas humi encodes:
- a CDS encoding MMPL family transporter produces MPSPRHLARSDRGAGRGRWWLLALVIAWLVIGGIGGPTVGQLSSVQENENASFLPGEAESTRAAAEAADLSPATIPYFVVVSRDGGLRPSDRTAVQRFASEVAAGELAPGHPLSDYLAQPQPVVVPNDPQRPEAVLAIISLRADRAEQMIGEDSPITLAGDRLRGVSERVLEPAGLTAYVTGPGGFITDLESAFAGIDGLLLLVALGVVFVILLLVYRSPLLPIAVLVSSVFGLALAALVIYPLADRGTLELSGQSQGILFILVVGAATDYALLLVSRYREELHRHERPMDAMRVAWRASLEPIAASAATVVLGLLCLSFSELGNTRSLGPVGALGIAGALLSALTFLPSVLVLAGRRIFWPAVPRHDDQAQHDIDLRGRGIWTRVARTVGRRPRAVLVGVTVGLLACAAAAPMLDVGAVRQTDIFRTSVDSVTGQRELERFFPDGAGSPATVVATTAQVPQVVQLASNTDGVSSAQPGPSIGGRTVVQVTFDDPADSQPAEESVQRLRGSLDEISPELLVGGPTASALDLREASNRDLRLIVPVILLVVTIVLAVLLRAVVAPLLLVVANVLSFAATLGVAALVFGLLDLPSVDPQIPLYAFVFLVALGVDYSIFLMTRAREESGRYGTRRGTLLALAVTGGVITSAGIVLAATFSALVVIPLLFLLQVAFLVAFGVLLDTLVVRSLLVPALTLVTGPKVWWPSRLAREKAAKVSENAAKVSENKATEEDA; encoded by the coding sequence ATGCCATCACCCCGCCACCTCGCCCGGTCGGATCGAGGGGCCGGTCGCGGCCGGTGGTGGTTGCTGGCCCTCGTGATCGCCTGGCTGGTGATCGGAGGTATCGGTGGTCCCACGGTGGGGCAGCTGTCCAGCGTGCAGGAGAACGAGAACGCGTCGTTCCTGCCGGGGGAGGCGGAGTCGACCCGCGCCGCGGCCGAGGCGGCGGACCTGAGCCCGGCGACGATTCCGTACTTCGTCGTGGTCAGCCGCGACGGCGGGCTGAGGCCGAGCGATCGTACGGCCGTGCAGCGGTTCGCCTCCGAGGTCGCCGCGGGCGAGCTGGCGCCGGGGCATCCGCTCTCGGACTACCTCGCCCAGCCGCAACCGGTGGTGGTGCCGAACGACCCGCAGCGGCCCGAGGCGGTGCTCGCGATCATCAGCCTTCGTGCCGATCGCGCCGAGCAGATGATCGGAGAGGACTCCCCGATCACGCTCGCCGGCGACCGGTTGCGCGGCGTGAGCGAGCGGGTGCTCGAGCCCGCCGGGCTGACGGCGTACGTCACCGGGCCCGGCGGGTTCATCACCGACCTGGAGAGCGCCTTCGCCGGGATCGACGGCTTGCTGCTCCTGGTCGCGCTCGGCGTGGTGTTCGTGATCCTGCTGCTGGTCTATCGCAGCCCGCTGCTGCCGATCGCGGTGCTGGTCAGCTCGGTGTTCGGCCTGGCGCTCGCGGCGCTGGTGATCTATCCGCTCGCCGATCGCGGCACGCTCGAGCTGAGCGGCCAGAGCCAGGGGATCCTGTTCATCCTCGTGGTGGGCGCGGCGACCGACTACGCGCTGCTGCTGGTCAGCCGCTATCGCGAGGAGCTGCACCGGCACGAGCGGCCCATGGACGCGATGCGCGTGGCGTGGCGCGCCTCGCTCGAGCCGATCGCTGCGAGCGCCGCCACGGTCGTCCTCGGTCTGCTGTGCCTGTCCTTCTCCGAGCTCGGCAACACCCGCAGCCTCGGGCCGGTCGGTGCGCTCGGGATCGCCGGGGCGCTGCTGTCGGCGCTGACCTTTCTGCCGTCGGTGCTGGTGCTGGCGGGCCGGCGGATCTTCTGGCCGGCGGTGCCGCGGCACGACGACCAGGCCCAGCACGACATCGACCTGCGCGGGCGCGGGATCTGGACCCGGGTGGCGCGCACGGTCGGGCGCCGGCCGCGGGCCGTGCTCGTGGGCGTGACGGTCGGGCTGCTCGCGTGCGCCGCTGCGGCGCCGATGCTCGACGTGGGCGCCGTGCGGCAGACCGACATCTTCCGCACCAGCGTCGACTCGGTCACGGGGCAGCGGGAGCTGGAGCGGTTCTTCCCTGACGGTGCGGGCTCGCCGGCGACCGTGGTCGCCACGACGGCGCAGGTGCCGCAGGTGGTGCAGCTCGCGAGCAACACCGACGGCGTCTCCAGCGCGCAGCCCGGTCCGTCGATCGGTGGCCGCACGGTGGTGCAGGTGACGTTCGACGACCCGGCCGACTCGCAACCGGCCGAGGAGTCGGTGCAGCGGCTGCGCGGGTCGTTGGACGAGATCAGTCCCGAGCTGCTCGTGGGCGGCCCGACGGCGAGCGCGCTCGACCTGCGCGAGGCGAGCAACCGCGACCTGCGGCTGATCGTGCCGGTGATCCTGCTCGTCGTCACGATCGTGCTCGCGGTGCTGCTGCGGGCGGTGGTGGCGCCGCTGCTGCTGGTGGTCGCCAACGTGCTGTCGTTCGCCGCGACGCTCGGGGTGGCGGCGCTGGTGTTCGGGCTGCTCGACCTGCCGAGCGTCGACCCGCAGATCCCGCTGTACGCCTTCGTCTTCCTCGTCGCGCTCGGCGTCGACTACTCCATCTTCCTGATGACCAGGGCACGGGAGGAGTCGGGCAGGTACGGCACCAGACGCGGCACGCTGCTGGCGCTCGCGGTCACCGGCGGGGTGATCACGAGCGCGGGAATCGTTCTGGCAGCGACGTTCTCGGCGCTCGTCGTGATCCCGTTGCTGTTCCTGCTGCAGGTCGCGTTCCTGGTGGCGTTCGGGGTGCTGCTCGACACGCTCGTGGTGCGCTCGCTGCTCGTTCCGGCGCTGACGCTGGTCACCGGGCCGAAGGTCTGGTGGCCGTCGCGGCTGGCTCGCGAGAAGGCTGCGAAGGTTTCGGAGAACGCTGCGAAGGTTTCGGAGAACAAGGCGACGGAGGAGGACGCATGA
- a CDS encoding Gfo/Idh/MocA family protein → MTRAALAGYGSAGRGIHAPLLQAAGVDIVAVSTSNPERAAEVRAELPGTEVEPDLTALLARDDVDFVVLATPSGQHAEHVTACLEAGRPVVVDKPLAVDEAQAATVVRRARDVGVPLTVFQNRRFDPQHTTLRRLLLEGTLGEVFRHEFRWERWRPVPKQRWRENATAVDGGGILLDLHTHLVDASVNLFGPVERVFAEVAARSTPAEDDAFVVAEHASGVVSHLGATSLAGAPGPRVRVLGTAGAYLLDSFEQELSVYPDLTQEPDQAGWLVRGVERTPVAAAPSDQADFYRAVVAALGAPDPQAAMPVDPADAVHVLAVIDAARRSAAEHQVVTLG, encoded by the coding sequence ATGACACGTGCAGCGCTGGCCGGGTACGGCTCGGCCGGACGAGGCATCCACGCGCCGCTGCTGCAGGCGGCGGGGGTCGACATCGTGGCCGTGAGCACGTCGAACCCCGAGCGGGCGGCGGAGGTGCGGGCCGAGCTGCCCGGCACCGAGGTCGAACCCGATCTCACGGCGCTGCTCGCGCGGGACGACGTCGACTTCGTCGTGCTGGCAACGCCCAGTGGGCAGCACGCCGAGCACGTGACGGCGTGCCTGGAGGCGGGACGGCCGGTCGTGGTCGACAAGCCGTTGGCGGTCGACGAGGCTCAGGCGGCCACGGTCGTACGGCGGGCGCGGGATGTCGGCGTCCCGCTCACCGTCTTCCAGAACCGGCGGTTCGACCCTCAGCACACGACGCTGCGCAGGCTCCTGCTGGAGGGGACGCTGGGCGAGGTGTTCCGGCACGAGTTCCGTTGGGAGCGTTGGCGGCCCGTCCCCAAGCAGCGGTGGCGCGAGAACGCCACGGCGGTCGACGGCGGGGGCATCCTGCTCGACCTGCACACGCACCTGGTGGACGCGTCGGTGAACCTGTTCGGGCCGGTGGAGCGGGTGTTCGCCGAGGTCGCGGCGCGGTCGACCCCGGCCGAGGACGACGCGTTCGTGGTCGCGGAGCACGCGAGCGGGGTCGTGTCGCATCTCGGCGCCACGTCGCTCGCCGGCGCGCCCGGGCCGCGGGTGCGCGTGCTCGGCACGGCCGGCGCCTACCTGCTCGACTCCTTCGAGCAGGAGCTGAGCGTCTACCCCGATCTCACCCAGGAACCCGACCAGGCCGGCTGGCTCGTGCGGGGCGTGGAGCGTACGCCCGTCGCGGCCGCGCCCTCCGACCAGGCCGACTTCTATCGCGCGGTGGTCGCGGCGCTGGGCGCCCCGGACCCGCAGGCCGCGATGCCGGTCGACCCGGCGGACGCGGTGCACGTGCTCGCGGTGATCGACGCCGCCCGCCGCAGCGCCGCCGAGCACCAGGTGGTCACGCTCGGCTGA
- a CDS encoding zinc-binding dehydrogenase, translated as MAGLVPGAVKERGGQSTEIVAPAADVAALPDALDDVAAASVPLNSLTADQALALLDDLDAPDRTLLVTGAAGGVGGYAVPLAVQRGWNVVGLARETDREYVESVGGRLVTSLDGVEVDAALDAGNLRARARDVVRPGGRLVEVVTGTTEPSDAVEVRSVRVQPDGVRLAQLLAATADGSLPARVRETYPLAEFDRAYDAFGQGGRGRVVLLP; from the coding sequence GTGGCCGGGCTCGTCCCCGGAGCCGTGAAGGAGCGCGGTGGGCAGTCCACGGAGATCGTCGCTCCGGCCGCTGACGTCGCCGCCCTGCCCGACGCGCTCGACGACGTCGCCGCGGCTTCGGTACCGCTCAACAGCCTCACCGCCGACCAGGCGCTGGCGTTGCTCGACGACCTCGACGCCCCTGACCGGACGCTCCTGGTCACCGGCGCGGCCGGCGGGGTGGGCGGCTACGCCGTGCCGCTCGCCGTTCAGCGCGGCTGGAACGTGGTCGGCCTGGCTCGGGAGACCGACCGCGAGTACGTCGAGAGCGTCGGCGGCCGGCTCGTCACCAGCCTCGACGGTGTCGAAGTCGACGCGGCGCTCGACGCGGGGAACCTCCGGGCGCGGGCCCGCGATGTCGTACGTCCTGGCGGCCGGCTCGTCGAGGTCGTCACCGGCACCACCGAACCGTCCGACGCGGTCGAGGTCCGCTCCGTCAGGGTGCAGCCCGACGGAGTCCGGCTCGCCCAGCTGCTCGCAGCCACCGCCGACGGCTCGTTGCCTGCCCGGGTACGCGAGACGTACCCCTTGGCAGAGTTCGACCGCGCCTACGACGCGTTCGGCCAGGGCGGCCGCGGCCGCGTTGTCCTGCTTCCCTGA